The Methanofastidiosum sp. genome contains a region encoding:
- the thpR gene encoding RNA 2',3'-cyclic phosphodiesterase — protein MGEDACGEEEMRSFISMDITSKDLLDKVKSFQTNLKNSACPMKIVEKENLHLTLKFLGEIGESSYKRIVESLSPSLSEFSSFEVNLKGTGFFPSISDLRVIWIGMDAPEIVYIQKDIDETLKTMGFKEDRKFVPHLTVSRVKSSLNKKSLLNVLDEYRDYDFGRQQITSINFKKSTLTPQGPIYETLKEFKLKSV, from the coding sequence ATGGGAGAAGATGCCTGTGGAGAAGAAGAAATGAGAAGTTTTATCTCGATGGATATCACCTCAAAAGATTTATTGGATAAGGTAAAGTCTTTTCAGACAAATTTAAAAAATTCTGCATGCCCGATGAAGATAGTCGAGAAAGAAAATCTTCACCTGACTTTAAAGTTTTTAGGAGAAATTGGCGAATCTTCTTACAAAAGAATAGTTGAGTCACTTTCTCCATCACTATCTGAGTTTTCCTCATTTGAAGTCAATTTGAAGGGAACTGGATTCTTCCCAAGTATCTCTGATCTAAGGGTCATATGGATAGGTATGGATGCCCCAGAGATAGTCTATATCCAAAAAGATATTGATGAAACTCTGAAAACAATGGGTTTTAAAGAGGACAGGAAGTTTGTACCCCATCTCACAGTTTCACGAGTTAAAAGCTCCCTAAATAAAAAATCGCTTCTGAATGTCCTTGATGAGTACAGGGATTACGATTTTGGGCGCCAGCAAATAACAAGTATAAACTTCAAGAAAAGCACGCTTACGCCGCAAGGGCCCATATACGAAACTTTAAAAGAATTTAAGCTAAAGAGTGTATAA
- a CDS encoding TIGR00288 family NYN domain-containing protein, with protein MGSISRKKRKADRMIGLLIDGPNILRKEFDINLEDIKKILEDMGDIRIGKVLLNQFAPHGLIEAIANQGFDAIVVTGDIDVRMGVEAMEIIYNENINTVAIATRDADFVPILAKAKEHGRETIVIGAEPGFSIALQNTSDFVIKMGKTPPEVIDEESEELMIEGEELDDSY; from the coding sequence ATGGGCTCAATATCAAGGAAGAAAAGAAAGGCCGACAGGATGATAGGCCTTCTAATTGATGGGCCCAATATATTGAGAAAAGAGTTTGACATTAATCTAGAGGATATAAAAAAGATTCTAGAAGATATGGGGGACATAAGGATTGGAAAAGTTCTATTGAACCAATTTGCACCCCATGGTCTTATTGAGGCAATTGCCAATCAAGGCTTTGATGCGATTGTTGTTACAGGCGACATCGATGTCAGGATGGGTGTTGAAGCTATGGAGATAATCTATAACGAAAATATCAATACTGTGGCAATAGCAACAAGGGATGCAGATTTTGTACCGATACTTGCAAAGGCAAAGGAACATGGAAGGGAAACTATAGTCATTGGGGCGGAGCCCGGATTTTCTATAGCACTTCAAAACACTTCTGACTTTGTCATCAAGATGGGAAAAACACCTCCAGAAGTAATCGATGAAGAATCGGAAGAGCTTATGATTGAGGGTGAAGAGCTAGACGACTCTTATTAA
- the uppS gene encoding di-trans,poly-cis-decaprenylcistransferase: protein MFISSLFKNIPNFILGPAYGVYEKKLIGEIKEDTVPSHVGLIMDGNRRYAVSKGLPTYIGHEMGMKKAEELLDWANEIGIKVVTLYAFSTENFKRDSEEVSYIMSMLERKFKEAAANKKIIENRVRVKAIGNITMLPENVKQAIKEGESATEKYDNMTLNICVAYGGRMEIIEAIKNILDNFNGGAIDPEEIDAKLLSENLFTKGLPDPDIIIRTGGEVRLSNFLLFQSAYSELFFLNIYFPLIRKIDFLRVIRDFQRRNRRFGR from the coding sequence ATGTTTATATCTTCACTATTCAAAAACATACCCAATTTTATTTTAGGGCCTGCCTACGGCGTCTATGAAAAAAAGCTCATAGGCGAGATAAAGGAGGATACAGTTCCAAGTCACGTAGGGCTTATTATGGACGGCAACAGGAGATATGCCGTATCAAAAGGGCTCCCAACTTATATCGGTCATGAGATGGGTATGAAAAAAGCTGAAGAGCTTTTGGACTGGGCAAATGAGATTGGAATTAAAGTGGTCACGCTATACGCTTTTTCAACTGAGAACTTCAAGAGAGATAGTGAAGAAGTTAGTTACATAATGAGTATGCTTGAAAGGAAGTTCAAGGAAGCAGCGGCCAACAAGAAAATAATTGAAAACAGGGTAAGGGTCAAAGCAATAGGAAATATTACTATGCTTCCTGAAAATGTCAAGCAGGCTATAAAAGAAGGAGAGTCTGCAACAGAAAAATATGACAACATGACGCTAAACATCTGTGTCGCATACGGCGGCAGGATGGAAATAATAGAGGCTATAAAAAATATACTTGACAACTTTAACGGCGGTGCAATTGACCCAGAGGAGATAGACGCAAAGCTGCTTAGTGAGAATCTCTTTACAAAGGGGCTCCCAGACCCCGATATAATCATAAGGACTGGTGGCGAGGTAAGACTCAGTAACTTCCTTTTATTTCAGTCTGCATATTCAGAGCTATTTTTTTTAAACATTTACTTCCCTCTCATAAGAAAAATCGATTTTTTAAGGGTTATTAGGGATTTTCAGCGAAGAAACAGGAGATTTGGAAGATAA
- a CDS encoding phosphoribosyltransferase, which produces MDILYLEWSKVDEAIWTICDLIRRDYDFDVIVGISRGGLIPAVRISHIFDNKRLLLMEAKYYKDIGVRDDKPKITLPLKKEDVVGKKILLVDDVADTGGTLVAVKEYIEGLSPKELRVAVVASKPISAVKPDYSVFNTDKWIIFPWEKMPVEKKK; this is translated from the coding sequence ATGGACATCCTTTATCTTGAGTGGAGCAAGGTAGACGAGGCGATATGGACAATCTGTGACCTCATAAGAAGGGACTATGATTTTGACGTCATTGTCGGCATCTCAAGAGGGGGATTGATACCCGCAGTCAGAATCTCCCATATCTTTGACAATAAACGTCTACTATTAATGGAAGCTAAATACTACAAGGACATAGGGGTTAGAGACGACAAACCCAAGATCACGTTACCCTTGAAAAAAGAGGATGTCGTTGGAAAAAAGATCCTCCTTGTGGACGATGTTGCAGACACCGGCGGGACGCTAGTTGCTGTCAAGGAGTATATAGAAGGGCTCTCCCCAAAGGAGCTTAGAGTTGCAGTAGTTGCCTCAAAGCCAATATCAGCTGTAAAGCCAGATTATTCAGTTTTTAACACAGACAAATGGATAATATTCCCATGGGAGAAGATGCCTGTGGAGAAGAAGAAATGA
- a CDS encoding gamma carbonic anhydrase family protein translates to MITDEMEIHPEAFIHEKAFVNGKVKMEKGSSVWPFAALRGDIDRIEIGEGSNVQDNAVVHTDPGKPAIIGKNVVIGHCAVVHASIIGDNTLIGINATVLSGSIIGKNCIIGAGAVVSENMDIPDNSVAVGVPAMVIKRTDEKAIERIKKNAEAYIDLIKKYKN, encoded by the coding sequence ATGATAACTGATGAGATGGAGATTCATCCCGAGGCTTTTATTCATGAAAAGGCCTTTGTCAACGGAAAGGTGAAAATGGAAAAAGGCTCAAGCGTCTGGCCGTTTGCCGCATTAAGAGGAGATATTGATAGAATTGAGATCGGTGAGGGGAGTAACGTTCAGGACAATGCTGTTGTACATACAGACCCTGGAAAACCAGCGATTATTGGAAAAAATGTAGTAATAGGGCATTGTGCAGTGGTTCATGCATCTATCATTGGGGATAACACCCTTATAGGTATAAATGCTACAGTTTTGAGTGGCTCTATAATAGGGAAAAACTGCATAATCGGTGCCGGGGCAGTAGTAAGTGAGAACATGGATATACCGGACAATTCAGTTGCTGTTGGAGTTCCTGCCATGGTGATTAAAAGAACAGATGAGAAGGCGATTGAGCGAATAAAGAAAAATGCCGAGGCTTATATCGATCTAATAAAGAAATACAAAAATTGA